A window of Ictidomys tridecemlineatus isolate mIctTri1 chromosome 1, mIctTri1.hap1, whole genome shotgun sequence contains these coding sequences:
- the Hk3 gene encoding hexokinase-3 isoform X1: MDSIGPAGLQPGERALGCPQEGLPLPSDSSELVQECLQQFKVTRTQLQQIQASLLDSMEQALKGQASPAPAVRMLPTYVGSTPHGTEQGDFLVLELGATGASLRVLWVTLTGIEGHRVEPRSQEFMIPEEVVLGTGQQLFDFAACCLSEFLDAHPVGNRGLQLGFSFSFPCHQTGLDKSTLISWTKGFRCSGVEGQDVVQLLRDAIQRQGAYSIDVVAVVNDTVGTMMGCEPGTRPCEIGLIVDTGTNACYMEEARHVAVLDEDRGRTCVSIEWGSFNDHGALGPVMTTFDHALDQESLNPGAQRFEKMIGGLYLGELVRLVLAHLARRGVLFGGCTSPALLSQGSIRLEHVAEMEDPSTGAARVYTILQDLGLSLEASDAELVQRVCAAVCTRAAQLCAAALAAVLSRLQHTREQQTLQVAVATGGQVFEQHLRFHSILQETVMLLVPECDVSFIPSVDGGGRGVAMVTAVAARLAAHRRLLEETLAPFRLNLEQLKAVQAQMREAMAKGLRGEASSLRMLPTYVRATPDGSERGDFLALDLGGTNFRVLLVRLTEGGVQIINQVYSIPECVAQGSGQQLFDHIVDCIVDFQQRQGMSGQSLPLGFTFSFPCKQVGLDQGILLNWTKGFNASDCEGHDVVHLLREAIKRRQAVELNVVAIVNDTVGTMMSCGYEDPRCEIGLIVGTGTNACYMEELPNVVDMADESGQMCINMEWGAFGDDGSLGMLSTCFDESVDQASINPGKQRFEKMISGMYLGEIVRHILLHLTSLGVLFRGQQTQCLQTRDIFKTKFLSEIESDSLALRQVRAILEDLGLPLTSDDALMVLEVCQAVSRRAAQLCGAGVAAVVEKIRENRGLEELTISVGVDGTLYKLHPHFSSLVAATVRELAPRCKVTFLQSEDGSGKGAALVTAVACRLAQKTRV; encoded by the exons ATGGACTCCATTGGGCCTGCTGGGTTGCAGCCTGGGGAAAGAGCCCTGGGCTGTCCCCAGGAGGGGTTACCCCTGCCCTCAGACAGCTCAGAGCTG GTACAGGAATGTCTACAGCAATTCAAGGTGACAAGGACACAGCTGCAGCAGATCCAAGCCAGCCTCCTGGATTCCATGGAGCAGGCATTGAAGGGACAGgccagccctgctcctgctgtCCGGATGCTGCCCACATATGTGGGGTCTACCCCACATGGCACTG AACAAGGAGACTTTCTGGTGCTGGAGCTAGGGGCCACAGGGGCCTCACTGCGAGTCTTGTGGGTGACTCTGACGGGCATCGAGGGGCATAGGGTGGAGCCCAGGAGCCAGGAGTTCATGATTCCTGAAGAGGTGGTACTGGGCACTGGCCAGCAA CTCTTTGACTTTGCCGCCTGCTGCTTGTCTGAGTTCCTGGATGCACACCCCGTGGGAAATCGGGGCCTGCAGCTTGGGTTCAGCTTCTCCTTCCCTTGCCACCAAACAGGCCTGGACAAG AGCACCCTCATTTCCTGGACTAAAGGTTTTAGGTGCAGCGGTGTAGAAGGCCAGGATGTGGTCCAGTTGCTGAGAGATGCCATTCAGAGGCAGGGG GCCTACAGCATTGACGTGGTTGCTGTGGTGAACGACACAGTGGGCACCATGATGGGCTGTGAGCCAGGAACCCGTCCATGTGAGATTGGGCTCATCGTAG ACACTGGCACCAATGCATGTTACATGGAGGAGGCGAGGCATGTGGCCGTATTGGATGAGGACCGGGGCCGCACCTGCGTCAGCATTGAATGGGGATCCTTCAACGATCATGGGGCCCTGGGGCCAGTGATGACCACCTTCGACCATGCCTTGGATCAGGAGTCCCTGAATCCTGGTGCCCAGAG GTTTGAAAAGATGATTGGGGGCTTATACCTGGGTGAGCTGGTGCGACTGGTGCTGGCCCACTTGGCCCGTCGTGGCGTCCTCTTTGGTGGCTGTACCTCTCCTGCTTTGCTGAGCCAAGGCAGCATCCGTCTGGAGCATGTGGCTGAGATGGAGGA cccctccactgggGCAGCCCGTGTCTACACAATCCTGCAGGACCTGGGTCTGAGCCTGGAGGCTTCAGATGCTGAGCTTGTGCAGCGTGTGTGCGCGGCCGTGTGCACGCGGGCTGCCCAGCTTTGTGCGGCGGCCCTGGCTGCAGTCCTGTCCCGCCTGCAGCAcacccgggagcagcagaccctCCAGGTTGCTGTGGCCACAGGAGGTCAAGTGTTTGAGCAGCACCTCAG GTTCCACAGCATTTTGCAGGAGACAGTGATGCTCTTGGTCCCGGAATGTGATGTCTCCTTTATCCCCTCTGTGGATGGAGGTGGCCGGGGTGTGGCAATGGTGACAGCTGTGGCTGCCCGCTTGGCTGCCCACCGGCGCCTGCTGGAGGAGACCCTGGCACCTTTCCGGTTGAACCTGGAGCAGCTGAAAGCCGTGCAAGCGCAGATGCGGGAGGCCATGGCCAAGGGGCTCCGAGGGGAGGCTTCCTCTCTCCGTATGCTACCCACTTACGTGCGAGCCACACCTGATGGCAGCG AGCGAGGAGACTTTCTGGCTTTGGACCTGGGGGGCACCAACTTCCGGGTCCTCCTGGTGCGTTTGACAGAGGGAGGTGTGCAGATCATCAACCAGGTTTACTCCATCCCTGAGTGTGTGGCCCAGGGCTCTGGGCAGCAG CTCTTTGACCACATCGTGGACTGCATCGTGGACTTCCAGCAGAGGCAGGGCATGAGTGGACAGAGCCTCCCCCTGGGTTTCACTTTCTCCTTCCCATGCAAGCAGGTTGGCCTGGACCAG GGCATCCTTCTAAACTGGACTAAGGGTTTCAATGCATCAGACTGTGAGGGCCATGATGTTGTGCATCTGCTGCGGGAAGCCATCAAACGCAGACAG GCAGTGGAGCTGAATGTTGTTGCCATTGTCAATGACACGGTGGGGACCATGATGTCCTGTGGCTATGAGGATCCCCGTTGCGAGATAGGCCTCATTGTCG GAACTGGAACCAATGCCTGCTACATGGAAGAGCTCCCAAATGTGGTGGACATGGCCGACGAGTCAGGCCAAATGTGCATCAACATGGAGTGGGGAGCCTTTGGGGATGATGGCTCACTGGGCATGCTCAGCACCTGCTTTGATGAGAGTGTGGACCAGGCATCCATCAATCCTGGCAAGCAGAG ATTTGAGAAGATGATCAGTGGTATGTACCTGGGGGAGATTGTCCGCCACATCCTCTTGCATTTGACCAGCCTTGGAGTTCTCTTCCGAGGCCAGCAGACCCAGTGCCTTCAGACCAGGGACATCTTCAAGACCAAGTTTCTCTCTGAGATTGAAAG CGACAGCCTGGCTCTGCGACAGGTCCGAGCCATCCTGGAGGATCTGGGGCTTCCCCTGACCTCAGACGATGCCCTGATGGTCCTAGAGGTGTGCCAGGCTGTGTCCCGGAGAGCTGCTCAACTCTGTGGGGCAGGTGTAGCTGCCGTGGTGGAGAAGATCCGGGAGAACCGTGGCCTGGAGGAATTGACAATCTCCGTGGGGGTGGATGGGACCCTCTACAAGCTGCATCCCCA CTTCTCCAGCCTGGTAGCAGCCACAGTACGGGAACTGGCCCCTCGCTGTAAAGTCACTTTCCTGCAGTCAGAGGATGGATCTGGCAAAGGTGCAGCTTTGGTCACTGCTGTTGCCTGTCGCCTTGCTCAGAAGACCCGTGTCTGA
- the Hk3 gene encoding hexokinase-3 isoform X3, which translates to MEQALKGQASPAPAVRMLPTYVGSTPHGTEQGDFLVLELGATGASLRVLWVTLTGIEGHRVEPRSQEFMIPEEVVLGTGQQLFDFAACCLSEFLDAHPVGNRGLQLGFSFSFPCHQTGLDKSTLISWTKGFRCSGVEGQDVVQLLRDAIQRQGAYSIDVVAVVNDTVGTMMGCEPGTRPCEIGLIVDTGTNACYMEEARHVAVLDEDRGRTCVSIEWGSFNDHGALGPVMTTFDHALDQESLNPGAQRFEKMIGGLYLGELVRLVLAHLARRGVLFGGCTSPALLSQGSIRLEHVAEMEDPSTGAARVYTILQDLGLSLEASDAELVQRVCAAVCTRAAQLCAAALAAVLSRLQHTREQQTLQVAVATGGQVFEQHLRFHSILQETVMLLVPECDVSFIPSVDGGGRGVAMVTAVAARLAAHRRLLEETLAPFRLNLEQLKAVQAQMREAMAKGLRGEASSLRMLPTYVRATPDGSERGDFLALDLGGTNFRVLLVRLTEGGVQIINQVYSIPECVAQGSGQQLFDHIVDCIVDFQQRQGMSGQSLPLGFTFSFPCKQVGLDQGILLNWTKGFNASDCEGHDVVHLLREAIKRRQAVELNVVAIVNDTVGTMMSCGYEDPRCEIGLIVGTGTNACYMEELPNVVDMADESGQMCINMEWGAFGDDGSLGMLSTCFDESVDQASINPGKQRFEKMISGMYLGEIVRHILLHLTSLGVLFRGQQTQCLQTRDIFKTKFLSEIESDSLALRQVRAILEDLGLPLTSDDALMVLEVCQAVSRRAAQLCGAGVAAVVEKIRENRGLEELTISVGVDGTLYKLHPHFSSLVAATVRELAPRCKVTFLQSEDGSGKGAALVTAVACRLAQKTRV; encoded by the exons ATGGAGCAGGCATTGAAGGGACAGgccagccctgctcctgctgtCCGGATGCTGCCCACATATGTGGGGTCTACCCCACATGGCACTG AACAAGGAGACTTTCTGGTGCTGGAGCTAGGGGCCACAGGGGCCTCACTGCGAGTCTTGTGGGTGACTCTGACGGGCATCGAGGGGCATAGGGTGGAGCCCAGGAGCCAGGAGTTCATGATTCCTGAAGAGGTGGTACTGGGCACTGGCCAGCAA CTCTTTGACTTTGCCGCCTGCTGCTTGTCTGAGTTCCTGGATGCACACCCCGTGGGAAATCGGGGCCTGCAGCTTGGGTTCAGCTTCTCCTTCCCTTGCCACCAAACAGGCCTGGACAAG AGCACCCTCATTTCCTGGACTAAAGGTTTTAGGTGCAGCGGTGTAGAAGGCCAGGATGTGGTCCAGTTGCTGAGAGATGCCATTCAGAGGCAGGGG GCCTACAGCATTGACGTGGTTGCTGTGGTGAACGACACAGTGGGCACCATGATGGGCTGTGAGCCAGGAACCCGTCCATGTGAGATTGGGCTCATCGTAG ACACTGGCACCAATGCATGTTACATGGAGGAGGCGAGGCATGTGGCCGTATTGGATGAGGACCGGGGCCGCACCTGCGTCAGCATTGAATGGGGATCCTTCAACGATCATGGGGCCCTGGGGCCAGTGATGACCACCTTCGACCATGCCTTGGATCAGGAGTCCCTGAATCCTGGTGCCCAGAG GTTTGAAAAGATGATTGGGGGCTTATACCTGGGTGAGCTGGTGCGACTGGTGCTGGCCCACTTGGCCCGTCGTGGCGTCCTCTTTGGTGGCTGTACCTCTCCTGCTTTGCTGAGCCAAGGCAGCATCCGTCTGGAGCATGTGGCTGAGATGGAGGA cccctccactgggGCAGCCCGTGTCTACACAATCCTGCAGGACCTGGGTCTGAGCCTGGAGGCTTCAGATGCTGAGCTTGTGCAGCGTGTGTGCGCGGCCGTGTGCACGCGGGCTGCCCAGCTTTGTGCGGCGGCCCTGGCTGCAGTCCTGTCCCGCCTGCAGCAcacccgggagcagcagaccctCCAGGTTGCTGTGGCCACAGGAGGTCAAGTGTTTGAGCAGCACCTCAG GTTCCACAGCATTTTGCAGGAGACAGTGATGCTCTTGGTCCCGGAATGTGATGTCTCCTTTATCCCCTCTGTGGATGGAGGTGGCCGGGGTGTGGCAATGGTGACAGCTGTGGCTGCCCGCTTGGCTGCCCACCGGCGCCTGCTGGAGGAGACCCTGGCACCTTTCCGGTTGAACCTGGAGCAGCTGAAAGCCGTGCAAGCGCAGATGCGGGAGGCCATGGCCAAGGGGCTCCGAGGGGAGGCTTCCTCTCTCCGTATGCTACCCACTTACGTGCGAGCCACACCTGATGGCAGCG AGCGAGGAGACTTTCTGGCTTTGGACCTGGGGGGCACCAACTTCCGGGTCCTCCTGGTGCGTTTGACAGAGGGAGGTGTGCAGATCATCAACCAGGTTTACTCCATCCCTGAGTGTGTGGCCCAGGGCTCTGGGCAGCAG CTCTTTGACCACATCGTGGACTGCATCGTGGACTTCCAGCAGAGGCAGGGCATGAGTGGACAGAGCCTCCCCCTGGGTTTCACTTTCTCCTTCCCATGCAAGCAGGTTGGCCTGGACCAG GGCATCCTTCTAAACTGGACTAAGGGTTTCAATGCATCAGACTGTGAGGGCCATGATGTTGTGCATCTGCTGCGGGAAGCCATCAAACGCAGACAG GCAGTGGAGCTGAATGTTGTTGCCATTGTCAATGACACGGTGGGGACCATGATGTCCTGTGGCTATGAGGATCCCCGTTGCGAGATAGGCCTCATTGTCG GAACTGGAACCAATGCCTGCTACATGGAAGAGCTCCCAAATGTGGTGGACATGGCCGACGAGTCAGGCCAAATGTGCATCAACATGGAGTGGGGAGCCTTTGGGGATGATGGCTCACTGGGCATGCTCAGCACCTGCTTTGATGAGAGTGTGGACCAGGCATCCATCAATCCTGGCAAGCAGAG ATTTGAGAAGATGATCAGTGGTATGTACCTGGGGGAGATTGTCCGCCACATCCTCTTGCATTTGACCAGCCTTGGAGTTCTCTTCCGAGGCCAGCAGACCCAGTGCCTTCAGACCAGGGACATCTTCAAGACCAAGTTTCTCTCTGAGATTGAAAG CGACAGCCTGGCTCTGCGACAGGTCCGAGCCATCCTGGAGGATCTGGGGCTTCCCCTGACCTCAGACGATGCCCTGATGGTCCTAGAGGTGTGCCAGGCTGTGTCCCGGAGAGCTGCTCAACTCTGTGGGGCAGGTGTAGCTGCCGTGGTGGAGAAGATCCGGGAGAACCGTGGCCTGGAGGAATTGACAATCTCCGTGGGGGTGGATGGGACCCTCTACAAGCTGCATCCCCA CTTCTCCAGCCTGGTAGCAGCCACAGTACGGGAACTGGCCCCTCGCTGTAAAGTCACTTTCCTGCAGTCAGAGGATGGATCTGGCAAAGGTGCAGCTTTGGTCACTGCTGTTGCCTGTCGCCTTGCTCAGAAGACCCGTGTCTGA
- the Hk3 gene encoding hexokinase-3 isoform X2 translates to MDSIGPAGLQPGERALGCPQEGLPLPSDSSELVQECLQQFKVTRTQLQQIQASLLDSMEQALKGQASPAPAVRMLPTYVGSTPHGTEQGDFLVLELGATGASLRVLWVTLTGIEGHRVEPRSQEFMIPEEVVLGTGQQLFDFAACCLSEFLDAHPVGNRGLQLGFSFSFPCHQTGLDKAYSIDVVAVVNDTVGTMMGCEPGTRPCEIGLIVDTGTNACYMEEARHVAVLDEDRGRTCVSIEWGSFNDHGALGPVMTTFDHALDQESLNPGAQRFEKMIGGLYLGELVRLVLAHLARRGVLFGGCTSPALLSQGSIRLEHVAEMEDPSTGAARVYTILQDLGLSLEASDAELVQRVCAAVCTRAAQLCAAALAAVLSRLQHTREQQTLQVAVATGGQVFEQHLRFHSILQETVMLLVPECDVSFIPSVDGGGRGVAMVTAVAARLAAHRRLLEETLAPFRLNLEQLKAVQAQMREAMAKGLRGEASSLRMLPTYVRATPDGSERGDFLALDLGGTNFRVLLVRLTEGGVQIINQVYSIPECVAQGSGQQLFDHIVDCIVDFQQRQGMSGQSLPLGFTFSFPCKQVGLDQGILLNWTKGFNASDCEGHDVVHLLREAIKRRQAVELNVVAIVNDTVGTMMSCGYEDPRCEIGLIVGTGTNACYMEELPNVVDMADESGQMCINMEWGAFGDDGSLGMLSTCFDESVDQASINPGKQRFEKMISGMYLGEIVRHILLHLTSLGVLFRGQQTQCLQTRDIFKTKFLSEIESDSLALRQVRAILEDLGLPLTSDDALMVLEVCQAVSRRAAQLCGAGVAAVVEKIRENRGLEELTISVGVDGTLYKLHPHFSSLVAATVRELAPRCKVTFLQSEDGSGKGAALVTAVACRLAQKTRV, encoded by the exons ATGGACTCCATTGGGCCTGCTGGGTTGCAGCCTGGGGAAAGAGCCCTGGGCTGTCCCCAGGAGGGGTTACCCCTGCCCTCAGACAGCTCAGAGCTG GTACAGGAATGTCTACAGCAATTCAAGGTGACAAGGACACAGCTGCAGCAGATCCAAGCCAGCCTCCTGGATTCCATGGAGCAGGCATTGAAGGGACAGgccagccctgctcctgctgtCCGGATGCTGCCCACATATGTGGGGTCTACCCCACATGGCACTG AACAAGGAGACTTTCTGGTGCTGGAGCTAGGGGCCACAGGGGCCTCACTGCGAGTCTTGTGGGTGACTCTGACGGGCATCGAGGGGCATAGGGTGGAGCCCAGGAGCCAGGAGTTCATGATTCCTGAAGAGGTGGTACTGGGCACTGGCCAGCAA CTCTTTGACTTTGCCGCCTGCTGCTTGTCTGAGTTCCTGGATGCACACCCCGTGGGAAATCGGGGCCTGCAGCTTGGGTTCAGCTTCTCCTTCCCTTGCCACCAAACAGGCCTGGACAAG GCCTACAGCATTGACGTGGTTGCTGTGGTGAACGACACAGTGGGCACCATGATGGGCTGTGAGCCAGGAACCCGTCCATGTGAGATTGGGCTCATCGTAG ACACTGGCACCAATGCATGTTACATGGAGGAGGCGAGGCATGTGGCCGTATTGGATGAGGACCGGGGCCGCACCTGCGTCAGCATTGAATGGGGATCCTTCAACGATCATGGGGCCCTGGGGCCAGTGATGACCACCTTCGACCATGCCTTGGATCAGGAGTCCCTGAATCCTGGTGCCCAGAG GTTTGAAAAGATGATTGGGGGCTTATACCTGGGTGAGCTGGTGCGACTGGTGCTGGCCCACTTGGCCCGTCGTGGCGTCCTCTTTGGTGGCTGTACCTCTCCTGCTTTGCTGAGCCAAGGCAGCATCCGTCTGGAGCATGTGGCTGAGATGGAGGA cccctccactgggGCAGCCCGTGTCTACACAATCCTGCAGGACCTGGGTCTGAGCCTGGAGGCTTCAGATGCTGAGCTTGTGCAGCGTGTGTGCGCGGCCGTGTGCACGCGGGCTGCCCAGCTTTGTGCGGCGGCCCTGGCTGCAGTCCTGTCCCGCCTGCAGCAcacccgggagcagcagaccctCCAGGTTGCTGTGGCCACAGGAGGTCAAGTGTTTGAGCAGCACCTCAG GTTCCACAGCATTTTGCAGGAGACAGTGATGCTCTTGGTCCCGGAATGTGATGTCTCCTTTATCCCCTCTGTGGATGGAGGTGGCCGGGGTGTGGCAATGGTGACAGCTGTGGCTGCCCGCTTGGCTGCCCACCGGCGCCTGCTGGAGGAGACCCTGGCACCTTTCCGGTTGAACCTGGAGCAGCTGAAAGCCGTGCAAGCGCAGATGCGGGAGGCCATGGCCAAGGGGCTCCGAGGGGAGGCTTCCTCTCTCCGTATGCTACCCACTTACGTGCGAGCCACACCTGATGGCAGCG AGCGAGGAGACTTTCTGGCTTTGGACCTGGGGGGCACCAACTTCCGGGTCCTCCTGGTGCGTTTGACAGAGGGAGGTGTGCAGATCATCAACCAGGTTTACTCCATCCCTGAGTGTGTGGCCCAGGGCTCTGGGCAGCAG CTCTTTGACCACATCGTGGACTGCATCGTGGACTTCCAGCAGAGGCAGGGCATGAGTGGACAGAGCCTCCCCCTGGGTTTCACTTTCTCCTTCCCATGCAAGCAGGTTGGCCTGGACCAG GGCATCCTTCTAAACTGGACTAAGGGTTTCAATGCATCAGACTGTGAGGGCCATGATGTTGTGCATCTGCTGCGGGAAGCCATCAAACGCAGACAG GCAGTGGAGCTGAATGTTGTTGCCATTGTCAATGACACGGTGGGGACCATGATGTCCTGTGGCTATGAGGATCCCCGTTGCGAGATAGGCCTCATTGTCG GAACTGGAACCAATGCCTGCTACATGGAAGAGCTCCCAAATGTGGTGGACATGGCCGACGAGTCAGGCCAAATGTGCATCAACATGGAGTGGGGAGCCTTTGGGGATGATGGCTCACTGGGCATGCTCAGCACCTGCTTTGATGAGAGTGTGGACCAGGCATCCATCAATCCTGGCAAGCAGAG ATTTGAGAAGATGATCAGTGGTATGTACCTGGGGGAGATTGTCCGCCACATCCTCTTGCATTTGACCAGCCTTGGAGTTCTCTTCCGAGGCCAGCAGACCCAGTGCCTTCAGACCAGGGACATCTTCAAGACCAAGTTTCTCTCTGAGATTGAAAG CGACAGCCTGGCTCTGCGACAGGTCCGAGCCATCCTGGAGGATCTGGGGCTTCCCCTGACCTCAGACGATGCCCTGATGGTCCTAGAGGTGTGCCAGGCTGTGTCCCGGAGAGCTGCTCAACTCTGTGGGGCAGGTGTAGCTGCCGTGGTGGAGAAGATCCGGGAGAACCGTGGCCTGGAGGAATTGACAATCTCCGTGGGGGTGGATGGGACCCTCTACAAGCTGCATCCCCA CTTCTCCAGCCTGGTAGCAGCCACAGTACGGGAACTGGCCCCTCGCTGTAAAGTCACTTTCCTGCAGTCAGAGGATGGATCTGGCAAAGGTGCAGCTTTGGTCACTGCTGTTGCCTGTCGCCTTGCTCAGAAGACCCGTGTCTGA